The following coding sequences lie in one Cronobacter universalis NCTC 9529 genomic window:
- the radC gene encoding RadC family protein encodes MSQLSFPSFDSTLLVRDAHGRYLPASADDILEAARQVIDRKMQRRAEFTSPAAVKEYLRTKLASFEHEVFAVLFMDTRHRLIEYREMFHGTIDGASVYPREVVKEALRLNAAAVVVSHNHPSGNPEPSAADRALTQRLKEALGLVDVRVLDHIIVAGNETASFAEHGLI; translated from the coding sequence ATGTCGCAACTGTCCTTTCCCTCGTTCGATTCCACTCTGCTGGTGCGCGACGCGCATGGGCGCTATCTACCGGCATCGGCCGACGACATCCTGGAAGCTGCGCGCCAGGTCATTGACCGGAAAATGCAGCGCAGAGCAGAGTTCACTTCGCCGGCGGCGGTCAAGGAATATTTGCGTACAAAGTTGGCCAGCTTCGAGCATGAGGTGTTCGCAGTGCTGTTCATGGATACGCGCCATCGTCTGATCGAATACAGGGAGATGTTCCACGGCACCATTGACGGTGCATCGGTGTATCCGCGCGAAGTGGTCAAGGAGGCGCTGCGACTCAATGCGGCGGCGGTCGTCGTTTCGCACAACCATCCGAGCGGAAACCCCGAGCCGAGCGCGGCTGACCGGGCGCTGACCCAGCGGCTCAAGGAAGCGTTGGGTCTGGTGGACGTGCGCGTGCTCGATCACATCATCGTTGCGGGCAACGAAACGGCATCGTTCGCCGAGCATGGGCTGATCTAG
- a CDS encoding PDDEXK nuclease domain-containing protein encodes MNGRRSSAASLAAPAALLGDIRALIEAARKRAASTVNSELTMLYWRIGQRIHTQVLDGRRGAYGKEVLPTLAAQLVEEYGSSFAEQNLRRMVQFAATFPDERILVSLIRELSWTHFIALMPLKDPLQRDYYAQMASTQRWSVRTLRERIDSMLYERTALSQKPEETIAQELATLRDAQRMSPALVMRDPYILDFLGLRDTWQEGDLEAAIIREMESFLLELGAGFSFVARQKRIPIDDEDFHLDLLFYNRKLRRLVAVELKVGDFKAAYKGQMELYLRWLDKHEREPEEASPLGIILCTGKKREQIELLELDKSGIHVAEYLTALPPRGVLVERLQQATQRAQLQIEQRKTDNE; translated from the coding sequence ATGAACGGGCGCCGGTCATCAGCAGCATCGCTCGCAGCTCCTGCGGCGCTGCTGGGCGACATTCGGGCACTGATCGAGGCGGCGCGCAAGCGCGCCGCCTCGACGGTGAATAGCGAGCTTACGATGCTCTACTGGCGCATCGGCCAGCGCATCCACACGCAGGTCTTGGACGGGCGCCGGGGCGCCTACGGTAAGGAAGTTCTGCCCACCTTGGCTGCGCAGTTGGTGGAGGAGTACGGCAGCAGCTTTGCAGAGCAGAACTTGCGCCGCATGGTGCAGTTCGCCGCCACCTTCCCCGACGAGCGAATTCTCGTATCACTGATACGAGAATTAAGCTGGACGCACTTCATCGCCCTGATGCCGCTGAAAGACCCGCTCCAGCGGGACTACTACGCACAGATGGCCAGCACCCAACGCTGGAGCGTGCGGACGCTGCGCGAGCGTATCGACTCGATGCTGTACGAGCGCACGGCGCTTTCCCAAAAGCCCGAAGAAACCATAGCGCAGGAGTTGGCGACCCTGCGCGATGCGCAGCGCATGTCGCCGGCCCTGGTCATGCGCGACCCGTACATCCTCGACTTCCTGGGCCTGCGGGACACTTGGCAGGAAGGCGACTTGGAAGCGGCGATCATCCGTGAAATGGAGTCCTTCCTGCTGGAGCTGGGCGCGGGCTTCTCATTCGTCGCCCGGCAGAAGCGCATTCCGATCGACGACGAGGATTTCCACCTTGACCTGCTGTTCTACAACCGCAAGCTGCGGCGGCTGGTGGCGGTGGAGTTGAAGGTAGGTGACTTCAAGGCGGCCTACAAAGGGCAGATGGAGCTCTACCTTCGGTGGCTAGACAAGCACGAACGGGAGCCGGAGGAAGCCTCGCCGCTCGGGATCATCCTTTGCACCGGCAAGAAGCGCGAGCAGATCGAATTGCTGGAGCTGGACAAGTCCGGCATCCACGTTGCCGAGTATCTGACCGCCTTGCCGCCGAGGGGCGTGCTGGTGGAGCGGCTGCAACAGGCAACGCAACGGGCGCAGTTGCAGATCGAGCAGCGCAAGACCGACAACGAGTAG
- a CDS encoding tyrosine-type recombinase/integrase: protein MAKIKLTKTAVESAQPQAKDIELRDTVVPGFLCKITPTGRRVFMLQYRTNSGQPRKPSLGLYGELTVEQARVKAQDWLAEVRRGGDPGGAKAEARKAPTMAELCKKFMEDYSKKRNKVSTQDGYQGVIDRNIIPLLGRKKAHDVKRPDIAGLMEKLAYKPTEANKTFGVLRKMFNLAEVWGFRPDGTNPCRHVPMYPPGKETRLIVDEEMVRIFRQLEKLEAEGLENYVIPLAIRLQFEFAARRSEICPLEWSWLDFENRRVVWPDSKVGGISKPMSEEAYRLLSTAPRLEGCPYVLPSPNDPAKHLTFGEHYGGWCRTLKAASVPHVGTHGIRHRSTTDIANSGVPTKVGMKLTGHKTVAMFMHYVHTEDKPVREAAELVASRRQAITGARQLAEAVA, encoded by the coding sequence ATGGCAAAGATCAAGCTCACCAAGACCGCCGTAGAGTCGGCGCAACCCCAGGCGAAGGACATCGAACTACGGGATACCGTCGTGCCCGGCTTCCTTTGCAAGATTACCCCGACGGGGCGCCGGGTGTTCATGCTCCAGTACCGCACGAACTCTGGCCAGCCCCGCAAGCCCTCGCTGGGACTCTACGGGGAACTAACCGTCGAACAGGCGCGGGTCAAAGCGCAGGACTGGCTGGCCGAGGTTCGCCGGGGTGGCGACCCCGGCGGCGCCAAGGCCGAGGCGCGCAAGGCGCCCACAATGGCCGAGTTGTGCAAGAAGTTCATGGAGGACTACTCCAAGAAGCGCAACAAGGTCAGCACGCAGGACGGCTACCAGGGCGTCATCGACCGCAACATCATCCCACTGCTGGGCCGCAAGAAGGCACATGACGTGAAGCGGCCCGACATTGCGGGGCTGATGGAAAAGCTGGCCTACAAGCCGACCGAGGCCAACAAGACCTTCGGCGTGCTACGCAAGATGTTCAACCTGGCCGAAGTGTGGGGCTTCCGCCCGGACGGCACGAACCCGTGCCGTCACGTCCCGATGTACCCGCCTGGCAAGGAAACCCGGCTCATCGTGGACGAGGAAATGGTGCGGATCTTCCGCCAGTTGGAGAAACTGGAGGCGGAGGGGCTGGAGAACTACGTCATCCCGTTGGCGATCCGGCTGCAATTCGAGTTTGCGGCACGGCGCTCCGAAATCTGCCCGCTCGAATGGAGCTGGCTGGACTTCGAGAACCGGCGCGTGGTGTGGCCCGACAGCAAGGTTGGCGGCATTTCCAAGCCCATGAGCGAGGAAGCCTATCGGCTGCTTTCGACGGCGCCGCGGCTGGAAGGCTGCCCTTACGTCCTGCCGTCGCCGAACGACCCGGCGAAGCACCTAACCTTTGGCGAGCACTATGGCGGCTGGTGCCGGACGCTCAAGGCCGCCAGCGTGCCGCACGTTGGCACGCACGGCATCCGTCATCGCTCGACCACCGACATTGCCAATTCCGGTGTGCCGACCAAAGTGGGCATGAAGCTGACGGGCCACAAGACCGTGGCGATGTTCATGCACTACGTCCACACCGAGGACAAGCCGGTGCGCGAGGCGGCCGAGTTGGTGGCCAGCCGCCGCCAAGCCATCACGGGCGCGCGGCAGCTTGCGGAGGCGGTGGCATGA
- the hemY gene encoding protoheme IX biogenesis protein HemY, with translation MLKVLLLFLLLIAGIVVGPMVAGHQGYVLIQTDTWNIETSVTGLAIILILSLVVLFAIEWLLRRLFRTGARTRGWFAGRKRSRARKQTKLALLKLAEGDYQQVEKLMSKNADHAEQPVVNYLLAAEAAQQRGDEARANQHLERAAELADNDQIPVEITRVRLQLARNENHAARHGVDRLLEITPRHPEVLRLAEQAYIRTGAWSSLLDIIPSMQKAGVGDDEHRDALTRQAWIGLMDQARADQGSDGLKAWWRNQSRKTRHQPALQVAMAEHLIECDDHQTAQEIILDGLKRQYDDRLVLLMPRLKAGNPEQLEKALRQQIKTYGDRPLLWSTLGQLLMSHGEWKEASLAFRAALKQRPDAFDYAWLADVLDRLHQPEEAATMRRDGLLLTLQQNTPQ, from the coding sequence ATGCTGAAAGTCTTATTGCTGTTTCTGCTGTTGATCGCCGGGATCGTGGTCGGCCCGATGGTTGCCGGTCACCAGGGTTATGTGCTGATCCAGACCGATACCTGGAATATCGAGACCAGCGTTACCGGCCTTGCGATCATCCTGATCCTCTCGCTGGTGGTGCTGTTTGCCATCGAATGGCTGCTGCGTCGTCTGTTCCGCACCGGCGCGCGCACCCGCGGCTGGTTCGCAGGCCGCAAACGCAGCCGCGCGCGCAAGCAAACCAAACTGGCGCTGCTGAAGCTTGCCGAGGGCGATTATCAGCAGGTTGAAAAGCTGATGTCGAAAAACGCCGATCACGCCGAACAGCCGGTGGTTAACTATCTGCTGGCCGCGGAAGCCGCCCAGCAGCGCGGCGACGAAGCGCGCGCCAATCAGCACCTTGAGCGTGCGGCGGAGCTGGCGGATAACGATCAGATCCCGGTTGAGATCACCCGCGTGCGTCTGCAACTGGCGCGCAATGAAAATCACGCGGCCCGTCACGGCGTTGACCGTCTGCTGGAAATTACGCCGCGCCACCCGGAAGTGTTGCGACTGGCGGAGCAGGCGTATATCCGCACCGGCGCCTGGAGCTCGCTGCTGGATATTATTCCTTCGATGCAGAAGGCGGGCGTGGGCGACGACGAACACCGCGACGCGCTGACGCGTCAGGCGTGGATCGGGCTGATGGATCAGGCCCGTGCCGATCAGGGCAGCGATGGCCTGAAGGCATGGTGGCGTAACCAGAGCCGCAAAACGCGCCATCAACCGGCGTTGCAGGTGGCGATGGCGGAGCATCTGATCGAGTGTGACGACCATCAGACCGCGCAGGAGATTATTCTCGACGGCCTGAAACGTCAGTATGACGATCGTCTGGTGCTGCTGATGCCGCGCCTGAAAGCCGGTAACCCGGAACAGCTCGAAAAAGCGCTGCGCCAGCAGATCAAAACCTACGGCGATCGCCCGCTGCTCTGGAGCACGTTAGGCCAGTTGCTGATGTCCCACGGCGAATGGAAAGAGGCGAGCCTCGCGTTCCGCGCGGCGCTCAAACAGCGACCGGACGCCTTCGATTACGCCTGGCTTGCAGATGTCCTCGATCGTCTGCATCAGCCCGAAGAGGCCGCCACGATGCGCCGCGACGGCCTGCTGCTGACGCTACAGCAAAACACCCCGCAATAA
- the hemX gene encoding uroporphyrinogen-III C-methyltransferase: protein MTEQQHTPATVEETPQVVETTPQPEPTAKKDRFGKTALALSAVAIAIALATGAGLWTWSKKQADTQNASSDTLATQLTSLQNQQQAQKAEFEKTLKTQADALAAATRQQEAMARELDEVQKKVATISGSDAKTWQLAQADFLVKLAGRKLWSDQDATTAAALLKSADASLADMNDPSLITARRALTDDIAALASVTQVDYDGIILKLNQLSNQVDNLRLADNDSDDAPMDSDGSELSSSLGEWRQNLVKSWHNFMDSFITIRRRDETAVPLLAPNQDIYLRENIRSRLLVAAQAVPRHQDEIYKQSLDNVSTWVRAYYDTSDAGTKAFLESIDALAQQNISMDVPETLQSQAILEKLMQTRVRNLMAQPSVPGEAAAPQVDDPRTQAPADAAPTQGEQ from the coding sequence ATGACGGAACAACAACACACCCCTGCTACGGTTGAAGAAACCCCGCAGGTTGTGGAGACAACGCCACAGCCGGAACCGACCGCGAAAAAAGACCGCTTTGGCAAAACCGCGCTGGCGCTGAGCGCTGTGGCCATCGCCATTGCGCTGGCGACGGGCGCGGGTCTGTGGACCTGGAGCAAAAAGCAGGCCGACACGCAAAACGCCAGCAGCGATACGCTCGCCACCCAGTTAACCTCGTTGCAAAATCAGCAGCAGGCGCAGAAAGCTGAGTTTGAGAAAACCCTCAAAACGCAGGCTGACGCGCTCGCGGCCGCGACCCGCCAGCAGGAAGCGATGGCGCGCGAACTGGATGAAGTCCAGAAAAAAGTCGCGACCATTTCCGGCAGCGACGCCAAAACCTGGCAGCTCGCCCAGGCGGATTTCCTGGTGAAACTCGCCGGGCGTAAGCTCTGGAGCGATCAGGACGCCACCACCGCCGCCGCGCTGTTAAAAAGCGCCGATGCGAGCCTCGCCGACATGAACGATCCGAGCCTTATCACCGCGCGCCGCGCGCTGACGGATGATATCGCCGCGCTGGCGAGCGTGACGCAGGTCGATTACGACGGCATCATCCTTAAGCTGAACCAGCTTTCCAACCAGGTCGATAATCTGCGCCTTGCGGATAACGACAGCGACGACGCGCCGATGGACAGCGACGGCAGCGAACTCTCCAGCTCGCTTGGCGAATGGCGTCAGAACCTGGTGAAAAGCTGGCATAACTTTATGGACAGCTTTATTACTATCCGCCGCCGCGACGAAACCGCCGTGCCGCTGCTGGCCCCGAATCAGGATATCTATCTGCGCGAGAATATCCGCTCGCGTCTGCTGGTCGCCGCCCAGGCCGTGCCGCGTCATCAGGATGAGATCTACAAGCAGTCGCTCGATAACGTCTCGACGTGGGTACGCGCGTACTACGACACCAGTGACGCGGGCACCAAAGCGTTTCTGGAATCTATCGACGCTCTGGCCCAGCAAAATATCAGCATGGATGTCCCGGAAACCCTGCAAAGCCAGGCGATTCTGGAAAAACTCATGCAGACGCGGGTACGTAATCTGATGGCGCAGCCGTCAGTGCCGGGCGAGGCTGCCGCCCCGCAGGTTGACGACCCACGCACGCAAGCTCCGGCCGACGCGGCGCCGACGCAGGGAGAACAGTAA